The Bombus huntii isolate Logan2020A chromosome 6, iyBomHunt1.1, whole genome shotgun sequence genome window below encodes:
- the LOC126866949 gene encoding inositol-3-phosphate synthase 1-B isoform X1, whose translation MALKIRVESPKVKYTEDYIEAQYEYQTTNVTEDNSGNYTVTPVTTNLLIRTQLKVPKLGLMLVGWGGNNGTTITAALLANKLRLTWETKNGIQKANWYGSLTQASTIRLGKGNKEEVYVPMSWMLPMVNPDDIEIDGWDISNMNLADAMQRAEVLDINLQKQLVPHMVHMKPKKSIYYPDFIASNQEKRANNIIYGTKFEQLEQLRKDIAEFKTTKNLDQVIILWTANTERFSEIIPGVNDTAENLLNAINEGHSEISPSTVFAVAAALEGCTYINGSPQNTFVPGAMELAEQHKTFISGDDFKSGQTKLKSVLVDFLVSAGIKPVSIVSYNHLGNNDGYNLSAPQQFRSKEISKSNVVDDMVQSNKILYQPGEKPDHCVVIKYVPYVGDSKRAMDEYTSEILLGGHNTIVIHNTCEDSLLASPIILDLVLLAEICSRITFKVANTKNEFTGFHSVLSILSYLCKAPLVPQGTPIVNALFRQRSAIENILRACLALPPENNILLEHKVNFKNQV comes from the exons ATGGCTTTGAAAATTCGCGTTGAATCGCCGAAGGTGAAATACACAGAAGACTATATCGAAGCACAGTACGAGTATCAAACAACGAATGTTACGGAAGACAACAGTGGAAATTATACA GTAACACCTGTAACAACAAACCTATTAATTAGAACACAACTGAAAGTTCCAAAACTTGGGTTAATGTTGGTAGGATGGGGTGGAAATAATGGTACTACTATTACCGCAGCATTATTAGCAAATAAACTTAGGTTGACATGGGAAACAAAGAATGGCATTCAAAAAGCAAATTG gTATGGTTCCTTAACTCAAGCATCTACCATCAGATTAGGCAAAGGAAACAAAGAAGAGGTATATGTTCCCATGTCTTGGATGCTTCCAATGGTAAATCCAGATGATATTGAAATTGATGGTTGGGATATTTCAAATATGAACTTAGCTGATGCTATGCAACGTGCAGAAGTTTTAgacattaatttacaaaagcAATTAGTACCACACATGGTGCATATGAAACCAAAAAAAAGCATATATTATCCTGACTTTATTGCATCCAATCAG GAAAAAAGagcaaataatattatttatggtACAAAATTCGAACAATTGGAACAACTTAGAAAAGACATTGCAGAATTTAAAACTACAAAGAATTTGGATCAAGTGATTATATTATGGACTGCTAACACAGAACGATTTTCAGAGATAATTCCAGGTGTAAATGATACagcagaaaatttattaaatgctATTAATGAAGGTCATTCAGAAATTAGTCCAAGTACAGTGTTTGCTGTTGCAGCTGCTTTGGAAGGA tgtacatatataaatggATCACCTCAAAATACTTTCGTACCAGGAGCAATGGAATTAGCAGAGCAACATAAAACATTCATTAGTGGCGATGATTTTAAATCTGGGCAAACAAAATTGAAATCTGTACTTGTAGATTTTCTAGTCTCAGCTGGTATTAAGCCAGTATCAATTGTTAGTTATAACCATCTTGGAAATAATGATGGTTATAATTTATCTGCTCCTCAACAATTTCGCTCAAAAGAG ATTTCAAAAAGCAATGTTGTAGATGATATGGTAcaatcaaataaaattctttaccAACCTGGAGAAAAGCCAGATCATTGTGTTGTTATTAAATATGTTCCATATGTCg GTGATAGTAAACGGGCGATGGATGAATATACATCAGAAATATTACTTGGAGGACACAATACGATTGTAATACACAATACATGTGAAGATTCTTTATTGGCTAGCCCAATTATTTTGGATCTGGTCCTTTTAGCAGAAATTTGTTCGCGTATTACATTCAAAGTAGCTAATACCAAAAATGAGTTCACTGGATTTCACAGTGTACTTTCCATACTTTCATATCTTTGCAAAGCACCATTAGTTCCTCAAGGAACACCAATTGTAAATGCATTGTTCAGACAACGATCAGCAATCGAAAATATCTTAAGAGCCTGTCTTGCATTACCTCccgaaaataatattttacttgAACACAAAGTTAATTTCAAAAACCAAGTATGA
- the LOC126866949 gene encoding inositol-3-phosphate synthase 1-B isoform X2, with product MLVGWGGNNGTTITAALLANKLRLTWETKNGIQKANWYGSLTQASTIRLGKGNKEEVYVPMSWMLPMVNPDDIEIDGWDISNMNLADAMQRAEVLDINLQKQLVPHMVHMKPKKSIYYPDFIASNQEKRANNIIYGTKFEQLEQLRKDIAEFKTTKNLDQVIILWTANTERFSEIIPGVNDTAENLLNAINEGHSEISPSTVFAVAAALEGCTYINGSPQNTFVPGAMELAEQHKTFISGDDFKSGQTKLKSVLVDFLVSAGIKPVSIVSYNHLGNNDGYNLSAPQQFRSKEISKSNVVDDMVQSNKILYQPGEKPDHCVVIKYVPYVGDSKRAMDEYTSEILLGGHNTIVIHNTCEDSLLASPIILDLVLLAEICSRITFKVANTKNEFTGFHSVLSILSYLCKAPLVPQGTPIVNALFRQRSAIENILRACLALPPENNILLEHKVNFKNQV from the exons ATGTTGGTAGGATGGGGTGGAAATAATGGTACTACTATTACCGCAGCATTATTAGCAAATAAACTTAGGTTGACATGGGAAACAAAGAATGGCATTCAAAAAGCAAATTG gTATGGTTCCTTAACTCAAGCATCTACCATCAGATTAGGCAAAGGAAACAAAGAAGAGGTATATGTTCCCATGTCTTGGATGCTTCCAATGGTAAATCCAGATGATATTGAAATTGATGGTTGGGATATTTCAAATATGAACTTAGCTGATGCTATGCAACGTGCAGAAGTTTTAgacattaatttacaaaagcAATTAGTACCACACATGGTGCATATGAAACCAAAAAAAAGCATATATTATCCTGACTTTATTGCATCCAATCAG GAAAAAAGagcaaataatattatttatggtACAAAATTCGAACAATTGGAACAACTTAGAAAAGACATTGCAGAATTTAAAACTACAAAGAATTTGGATCAAGTGATTATATTATGGACTGCTAACACAGAACGATTTTCAGAGATAATTCCAGGTGTAAATGATACagcagaaaatttattaaatgctATTAATGAAGGTCATTCAGAAATTAGTCCAAGTACAGTGTTTGCTGTTGCAGCTGCTTTGGAAGGA tgtacatatataaatggATCACCTCAAAATACTTTCGTACCAGGAGCAATGGAATTAGCAGAGCAACATAAAACATTCATTAGTGGCGATGATTTTAAATCTGGGCAAACAAAATTGAAATCTGTACTTGTAGATTTTCTAGTCTCAGCTGGTATTAAGCCAGTATCAATTGTTAGTTATAACCATCTTGGAAATAATGATGGTTATAATTTATCTGCTCCTCAACAATTTCGCTCAAAAGAG ATTTCAAAAAGCAATGTTGTAGATGATATGGTAcaatcaaataaaattctttaccAACCTGGAGAAAAGCCAGATCATTGTGTTGTTATTAAATATGTTCCATATGTCg GTGATAGTAAACGGGCGATGGATGAATATACATCAGAAATATTACTTGGAGGACACAATACGATTGTAATACACAATACATGTGAAGATTCTTTATTGGCTAGCCCAATTATTTTGGATCTGGTCCTTTTAGCAGAAATTTGTTCGCGTATTACATTCAAAGTAGCTAATACCAAAAATGAGTTCACTGGATTTCACAGTGTACTTTCCATACTTTCATATCTTTGCAAAGCACCATTAGTTCCTCAAGGAACACCAATTGTAAATGCATTGTTCAGACAACGATCAGCAATCGAAAATATCTTAAGAGCCTGTCTTGCATTACCTCccgaaaataatattttacttgAACACAAAGTTAATTTCAAAAACCAAGTATGA
- the LOC126866925 gene encoding uncharacterized protein LOC126866925 — translation MNRSKMQHTEVKNKDHNYSEVKLHSIQHTASNILNVCDSDVKTTCKSNKTGLVSNKEIFGQIKDINELKKITPRVKLLTHDANSLNELTKISLHNKISSQKKLSISEQTKQELKKYCRTCAGLKLPLVDIFSEKGNQMRLSQQIKHLEEINPYDSLSTQMCMDCICDLKMSYKFFMQIKKAEVKLRSIHITLTDTATKNAELNKMQPVESFEKQMENAVECNTKNPSTSKEYTSVPKISTIFSLKDNEDIVKDKKLCTDYKESESKVEPGIFEDTTVLQNSDDNESIEEFDPDDPPFQPDSSDVAESDDEVEIPSAKRRHIQQKENTKQCSQSTIVSDNNPISDNKSTEINQTTYNYECMRTYIKVGDTECNNQSTEPRSVNNSESTKECSKQPNILKRRLLLQSKKESTEETDENIYQTNISDKSHKDLKVQKLDVNNSLNLNSNQEDGIMYVTVKGSKPNEILLVKVKKMDKPLEKKEDKSTGKKNFDIKPMDKILKRYETLVTKEKDLFPERTKKLEIREQIIEEQIEEYKKKREKVLGGHANIVAPPKFEESRYFKRNESQDNQRSFTHIENDSAVNIQFNKDDSEFNATITIEDDAIEIAESAKEKSTNEKAYVNTEEYLSHLAKLKLKWEEAKKKKEYLQKELDESYTEGNIEKLARILGEKKKNLQDFQDYLKQRKIVITRLKDEDIISLYEDRNNAVLKNNLPDLIDESQPADYIPEEHYLECDYCPETFASKEVLEEHLRSHDYKIMHFCEDCMEEFPTNKAKRNHNVICIKKLLCKYCDMMLDSKGKKRQHEQKHCDSMYGQLCDVCGEKFKHQGTLDQHVKTQHMNWEKIYQCTKCPKKFAFKQKLSFHLKSVHTTLRAYLCEDCGADFKNPASLRHHRIRKHQPVSNKRECPVCHKLVPFYSLSKHMHTHKAYTIQCPHCDKMFKNSSTLKQHVRIHEDQRQYRCDTCGVGFNRRDGLRLHMRVHEKTDSRGLKECSCQVCGEKFPNHSTLVIHRNRVHKDGRQYTCHICNRSMISTRSLEWHMSHIHNETLPGVKEGIDGAPEKRRASCYRCSKTFKTEMILRTHIKNTHMEKDPMKCLDCELTFISEVRLRHHMMVTHNRLEGTIPCPHCPKRFVNQIRLKTHLVSHSEDRPHTCEICGFKLKTKIQLVKHQQNRHSDERPLQCRYCPWRCKQVSALVCHERTHTNERPYSCSVCRQRFKYLGDKNKHERRHESLGGSGFKRIILSRNSKPKLLEDSSCSEHESLNNIKCQVPESEYQEQTDQQFEEEQIVKFEEEQIVKFEEEQIKFEEQEITEEYEQVYEQEYEETSREASDAAEVIMNMEDTTVYTEEVTADNIEPTEIMADEIMTNEILQSGAVVHLQQEDDSGKIQVIPVMLSLPDLSDANTEVNLATASIMYNN, via the exons ATGAATAGGTCAAAGATGCAGCACACTGAAGTTAAAAACAAGGATCATAATTATAGTGAAGTAAAATTACATAGTATTCAGCATACTGCTAGTAATATCCTAAATGTATGTGACAGTGATGTTAAAACAACATGTAAATCAAACAAAACTGGATTAGTAtcgaataaagaaatattcggtcagattaaagatattaatgaattaaaaaaaattacaccACGTGTAAAATTGTTGACTCATGATGCAAATAGTTTAAATGAATTAACTAAAATTTCTTTgcacaataaaatatcttcgCAAAAGAAACTATCAATATCAGAACAAACAAAACAGGAATTAAAAAAGTATTGTAGGACTTGTGCCGGTTTGAAACTTCCATTAGTTGATATTTTTAGTGAAAAAGGTAATCAAATGAGATTAAGTCAACAAATTAAGCAtttagaagaaataaatccATATGATAGTTTATCAACTCAAATGTGTATGGATTGTATCTGTGACTTAAAAATGAGTTATAAgttttttatgcaaattaaaAAAGCAGAAGTTAAATTAAGATCTATTCACATTACTCTCACAGATACAGCGACAAAAAATgcagaattaaataaaatgcaGCCTGTAGAAAGTTTCGAAAAACAGATGGAAAATGCTGTTGAGTGTAATACAAAAAATCCATCTACAAGTAAAGAATATACTTCCGTACCAAAAAtatctacaattttttcattaaaagatAATGAAGATATTGTAAAAGATAAGAAGCTTTGTACAGATTATAAAGAATCAGAAAGTAAGGTTGAACCTGGAATTTTTGAAGACACCACTGTCTTACAAAATAGTGATGATAATGAATCAATAGAAGAATTTGATCCAGATGATCCTCCTTTTCAACCTGATAGTTCTGATGTTGCAGAATCTGATGATGAAGTAGAAATACCAAGTGCAAAAAGACGACATATTCAAcagaaagaaaatacaaaacaatgtTCACAATCAACTATTGTTTCTGATAATAATCCAATTTCAGATAATAAAAGTACTGAAATTAACCAAACAACATATAATTATGAATGTATGAGAACATACATTAAAGTAGGGGACACAGAATGTAATAATCAGTCTACTGAACCACGCAGCGTCAATAATTCTGAAAGTACAAAAGAATGTTCAAAACAACCAAACATATTAAAACGCAGGTTATTATTACAGTCTAAAAAAGAATCTACAGAAGAAACTgatgaaaatatttaccaGACAAATATTTCTGATAAAAGTCATAAAGACTTAAAAGTACAAAAACTCGATGTAAACAATTCTTTGAACCTTAACAGTAATCAAGAAGATGGCATCATGTATGTTACTGTGAAAGGATCTAAACCGAATGAAATATTGTTAGTAAAAGTTAAGAAAATGGATAAAccattagagaaaaaagaagataaatcTACAGGGAAAAAGAATTTTGATATTAAACCAATGGATAAGATTTTAAAACGATATGAAACATTAgttacaaaagaaaaagatttatttcCAGAACGAACAAAAAAGTTAGAAATAAGAGAGCAGATTATAGAAGAACAAATAGAAGAATACAAGAAAAAGCGAGAAAAAGTATTAGGTGGACATGCCAATATTGTTGCACCTCCAAAATTTGAGGAATCTCGTTATTTTAAGCGTAATGAAAGTCAAGATAATCAAAGATCTTTTACACATATAGAAAATGATTCTGCTGTAAACATACAGTTTAATAAAGATGATAGTGAATTTAATGCAACTATTACAATTGAAGATGATGCTATAGAAATTGCAGAATCAGCCAAAGAAAAGTCAACAAATGAAAAAGCGTATGTAAATACTGAAGAATATTTATCACATTTAGCAAAGCTTAAATTGAAATGGGAAGAagcaaaaaagaagaaagaatatCTTCAAAAAGAACTTGATGAATCTTATACAGAAggaaatattgaaaagttaGCAAGAATTTTaggggaaaaaaaaaaaaatttgcaaGACTTTCaagattatttaaaacaacgtaaaattgtaattacaaGATTAAAAGATGAGGATATTATTTCTCTTTATGAAGACAGAAACAATGCAGTCCTTAAAAACAACTTACCTGACTTAATAGATGAAAGTCAACCAGCAGATTATATTCCAGAAGAACATTATTTAGAATGTGATTATTGTCCAGAAACATTTGCTTCTAAAGAAGTTCTTGAAGAACATTTAAGATCACATGACTATAAAATTATGCATTTTTGTGAAGATTGCATGGAAGAATTTCCAACAAATAAAGCAAAACGAAATCATAATGtgatttgtataaaaaaattattatgtaaatattgtGACATGATGTTAGATTCAAAAGGAAAAAAGCGTCAGCATGAACAAAAACATTGTGATAGTATGTATGGACAATTATGTGATGTATGTGGTGAAAAGTTTAAACATCAAGGAACATTGGATCAACATGTCAAAACACAACACATGAATTgggaaaaaatatatcaatgtACAAAGTGTCCTAAAAAGTTTGCATTCAAACAAAAACTTAGCTTTCATTTGAAATCTGTACACACAACTTTAAGAGCCTATTTGTGTGAGGATTGTGGAGCTGATTTTAAAAATCCTGCAAGTCTTAGACATCATAGAATACGTAAACATCAACCTGTAAGTAATAAGAGAGAATGCCCAGTTTGCCATAAATTAGTACCGTTTTATAGCCTTTCTAAACACATGCATACTCATAAAGCATATACTATTCAGTGTCCACACTGTGacaaaatgtttaaaaatagtTCAACTTTAAAGCAACATGTAAGAATTCATGAAGATCAACGTCAATATCGATGTGATACTTGTGGTGTTGGATTTAATAGAAGAGATGGTTTAAGGTTACACATGAGAGTACATGAGAAGACCGATAGTAGGGGATTAAAAGAATGTTCATGTCAAGTATGTGGTGAAAAGTTTCCAAATCATTCAACACTTGTTATACATAGGAACCGAGTTCATAAGGATGGTAGACAATACACTTGTCATATATGTAATAGATCAATGATTTCAACTAGATCATTAGAGTGGCATATGTCTCATATACACAATGAAACACTTCCTGGTGTAAAGGAAGGGATAGATGGGGCACCAGAAAAAAGAAGGGCATCATGTTATCGTTGTAGTAAGACATTCAAAACAGAAATGATTTTGAGAACGCATATTAAAAACACACATATGGAGAAAGATCCTATGAAATGTTTAGATTGTgaattaacatttatttcCGAAGTGAGGTTAAGACATCATATGATGGTCACACATAACAGATTAGAAGGAACTATACCATGCCCACATTGTCCAAAGAGATTTGTGAATCAAATCAGATTAAAAACTCATTTGGTATCTCATTCTGAAGATAGGCCACATACTTGTGAAATCTGTGGGtttaaattgaaaactaaGATACAGTTGGTTAAACATCAACAAAATAGGCACAGCGATGAAAGACCTTTACAGTGTAGATATTGTCCTTGGAGATGTAAACAAGTTAGTGCACTTGTATGTCATGAAAGAACTCATACAAATGAACGACCATATTCTTGCAGTGTATGTAGGCaacgttttaaatatttaggtgataaaaataaacatgAAAGACGACATGAAAGCTTAGGAGGATCTGGATTTAAAAGGATAATACTTAGTCGAAATAGTAAACCTAAACTATTAGAAGATTCTTCTTGTTCTGAACACGaaagtttaaataatataaagtgTCAAGTTCCTGAAAGTGAATATCAAGAACAGACAGATCAACAATTTGAAGAAGAACAAATAGTTAAGTTTGAAGAAGAACAAATAGTTAAATTTGAAGAAGAACAGATTAAATTTGAAGAACAAGAAATAACAGAAGAATATGAACAAGTATATGAACAG GAATATGAAGAGACATCCAGAGAAGCTTCTGATGCAGCAGAAGTTATAATGAATATGGAAGACACAACAGTTTACACAGAAGAAGTAACTGCGGATAACATTGAACCTACAGAAATTATGGCAGATGAAATAAtgacaaatgaaatattacaatCAGGTGCTGTAGTTCACTTGCAACAAGAAGATGATTCAGGGAAAATACAAGTGATTCCAGTGATGTTATCTTTACCTGATTTATCCGATGCAAATACAGAGGTCAATTTAGCTACTGCATCcattatgtataataattaa